A window from Macadamia integrifolia cultivar HAES 741 unplaced genomic scaffold, SCU_Mint_v3 scaffold1090, whole genome shotgun sequence encodes these proteins:
- the LOC122062698 gene encoding serine--tRNA ligase, chloroplastic/mitochondrial-like isoform X3, whose protein sequence is MGFPRGIGGTTLQSLKLAAVPSSSIFRPTFPKTLTLHPLGHFFKLQRSALPFIIRAFSAPGSAPAPAPPPPPPPPPPPPALQTTSISHEDRKVAKPQWRAAIDFKWIRDNKEAVAANIKNRNSNADLELVLELYEKMSNLQKEVERLRGERNVVANKMKGKLDPSERQKFIEKGKNLKEGLVSLEEDLILLTDKLQQESQCIPNMAHPDVPIGGEDCSALRKMVGSPREFNFPAKDHLQLGKELDLFDFDAAAEVSMLFHLR, encoded by the exons ATGGGTTTTCCTCGGGGTATAGGAGGGACGACACTTCAGTCCTTGAAACTCGCAGCCGTTCCATCTTCTTCCATCTTCAGACCCACTTTTCCCAAGACCCTCACCTTGCATCCTCTAGGACACTTCTTCAAGTTGCAGAGGTCTGCACTTCCTTTCATCATCAGGGCTTTCTCAGCTCCGGGCtcagccccagccccagccccccccccccccccccccccccccccccccccccccgcccttCAGACCACCTCGATTTCCCATGAAGACCGtaagg TTGCCAAACCTCAATGGAGAGCTGCAATAGATTTCAAATGGATTCGTGACAACAAAGAAGCTGTTGCTGCAAATATTAAGAACAGGAACTCCAATGCTGATTTGGAGCTAGTGCTTGAGCTTTATGAGAAAATGTCTAACCTTCAGAAG GAAGTTGAACGGCTTCGTGGGGAAAGAAATGTGGTTGCTAATAAGATGAAGGGAAAACTAGATCCATCTGAGCGCCAGAAATTCATAGAAAAAG gaaagaATCTTAAGGAAGGTCTTGTCTCTTTGGAAGAAGACCTCATTCTACTCACTGATAAGCTTCAACAAGAATCACAATGTATACCAAATATGGCTCATCCAGATGTTCCAATAGGAGGGGAGGATTGCTCTGCTTTGAGAAAGATG GTTGGTAGTCCACGTGAGTTCAACTTCCCTGCCAAAGACCACCTCCAACTTGGGAAAGAACTtgatctctttgattttgatgcaGCTGCAGAGGTATCCATGCTGTTTCATTTAAG